The Levilactobacillus namurensis genomic interval CCTTACCTTGTATTTTACACGGAAATGGCAGAACTAGCGAGAGATTCCCCGATAAAATCCCGACGAATCATTCGCGTAACCGCCACCAATCGCCGGCTGCCCCACCGCTTCATGATTTGACCCGTTAAAGAACGTGGGCCCCAAGGTGGTTCATGCTGGCTGATTACTTGAGAGCCCACGTTTCAGTGCCAAATTGTCAAAAGTAGAGTCTGAGCATGTCGTCTCCGAAAAGCAAAAAGGGTTCGAGACAGACGTCTCGAACCCTTCCATTAGATTTCAGTTAAGCTTAAAGTGCGTTAGAAGCACCGTGGTAAACGATCCCACGACGAGAGTCAACGGTGATCAATTCACCATCAGAGATCTTGTCACTGGCACCAGCGGCACCAACGATGACAGGAATCCCCATGGAGATACCGACAACAGCGGCATGAGAAGTCAACCCACCGTTTTCAACGATAACGGCACTGGACTTTTCAATGGCTGGCAAGTAGTCCTTGTCAGTGTTCTTGGCAATCAGGATACTACCTTCAGTCACCTTAGCGTTGGCATCAGCAGCGGTGTTCGCGATAACGGCTTTACCGATAACCGTGTCATCACCGACACCTTGACCTTGAACTAACTTAGAACCAATTAATTGGATCTTCATCAAGTTCGTAGTCCCACGTTCGCCGACAGGAACACCGGCAGTGATCAGGATTAAGTCGCCTTCCTTAGCCAAGCCGGTTTCAACAGCCTTAGCAGCTGCTAAATCGAACATTGCATCAGTGTTAGAAGGCTTTTCCGTAACGATTGGGTAAACACCCCAGTTGACCATCAACCCACGACGGGTCCGGTCATCAAACGTAACGGCTAAGATGTTGGCATTTGGACGGTACTTGGAGATCATCCGCGCCGTGTAGCCGGATTCCGTAGCAGCCACGATGGTCTTAACCCCTAATTGGTTAGCGACCCGGGCAACGGAAGCACCGATAGATTCCGTAACGTCACCGTTATCGAAGTCTAAGTTGTCCCGACCAAAGTCCTTCAAAGCATTTTCAGCCTTGATGTCGATCCGGTTCATCGTCGTAACGGCTTCAACAGGGTATTCACCGTTAGCACTTTCACCAGAAAGCATGGTTGCGTCCGTACCATCAAAGACGGCGTTGGCAACGTCAGAAGCTTCGGCACGCGTAGGACGTGGGTTTTCTTGCATGGAGTCCAACATTTGGGTCGCCGTGATCACTGGCTTACCTAAGGCGTTGCACTTCTTGATCAAAGCCTTTTGAACCAAAGGCACGTTTTCCGTTGGAATTTCGACACCCATGTCACCACGAGCAACCATCAGACCATCGGAAACCTTGATGATGTCATCAAAGTTGTCGATACCTTCTTGGGATTCGATCTTAGGGAAGATTTGCACGTGTTCCATGTGCTTTTCTTCGAGGAGTTCACGAATATCCAAAACATCTTGTGGCTTCCGAACGAAGGAAGCGGCGATGAAGTTGATTTCGTGGTCCAGACCGAAGCGAATGTCATCGGAGTCCTTTTCAGTGATCCCAGGTAAGTTGATGGAAACGCCAGGAGCGTTAACACCCTTACGGGAACCTAAAACACCATCGTTTTGGGCAGTCACAACTAATTCCTTAGTTGCGTCATCCTTCTTGTCAACGACCGTGTCCAGCAGACCATCATCGAATAAGACGTGGCCGCCTTCGTGAACATCATCGTACAGGCCAGGGTAAGTAACCGCGATTTTTTCCTTGGTTCCTTCGATGGAAGCATCCATGGAGATCCGGAATTGATCACCGGTCGTGAAATTCAACTTACCACCTTGTTGAACGGTCGTCCGGATTTCGGCACCCTTCGTATCCAACATGATACCAACCGTCTTACCAGTAATCTTTTCCGCCTTGTGGACGTTTTCCAAACGGCCAAGGTGTTCTTCGTGATCACCATGTGAGAAGTTAAACCGGAAAATGTTAGCGCCGGCTTCAATCAACTTAACAATCGTATCGACGTCAGTACTTGCAGGACCAAGGGTACTTACGATCTTGGTTTTCTTCATTAGAAAAATCTCTCCTTTAGAATTGGCACGAACACAGCTTACCAAAAAATTCGGCAAACCAAAGTTTCGGCACAAATTTGATTCCAAAAGTATTTTAGCACTTTTAAAAATTTATGTCTGCTATGTTCGTCGAATTTCACTGAGTTTGTTTCTAAATTCTCAAAGTAAGCGTTTTCCGGCGACGTTTCCGTCTTTTCCGGGTTCCTTTTTTAATCATTTACTTATAATTAAGCGTCGTTTTTTTAAATTTTCGGGGCCACTTGATCCGCCGTGGGAATCGTGAAACCGAGTTCAGCGATATCCGCATCGAACGTCTTGACCGTGTCCACCGAAACCTGTAGCGCATCTTTACCAAACTTGGTCATCTTGGCCAGAATCTTGGGTGGCACCGTAATAATGTCACAGCCCATTCGATCAGCCTGAACGATGTTAAAGACTTCACGAGTGCTAGCCCAGAGGAGTTCCACCCCCGCCTTGGCGTGGCATAGCGTGGCTGCTTGCCGCATCAGCGGCAACGGATCGACACCCGTATCCGCGATACGGCCAGCAAAGACGGAAACAATGCCCCCGACTGCGGGATTCAAGGCGTCCACTGCCAATTGAACCTGTTCCAAGGTGGTAATGGCCGTCACGTTGACCTGAACCCCCGCTTGGGAGAGTTGAGAAATCACCGCCGTATTATCGGCCCCCGTTGCCCGAATGATGGGGACCTTGACCGCCACGTGCGACCCCAGGTTCGCCAAGACCAAGGCTTCCTTTAACATCTGGTCCGGTTGGTTCGCAAACACTTCAAAACTAATGGATTGGTCCGGAAAGGCCGCCACGGCCTCACGGGCAAAGGCTAGATAATCAGTAATCCCCGCGGCCTTCATTAAGCTGGGATTCGTGGTAAAGCCCTGGACGATCCCTTGAGCCGCAACCTGCTTCATCGCTGTAAGTTCTGCGCCATCTGAATAAACTTTAACGTTCAACTGCATTAAAAAAACCTCCAAAGTTCAATATCGTGTCATTGGTATATATCATACTAAAGCCGGTATTATAAGTCTAGAGGTTTTTTTAATTAAATTGGTCTATCCATTTTGTAAAACAACGTTGCCCCGGCCCATAAGCTGTTCCAACAAAGCCTGCAACGATGAATCGTCCGCCAACCACTGCCGTTGCGGCAGCACCCGCTTCTGGTCGGTCTGGGGTTGGTAAACGATGACCGGTACGGCTCCCGTATGGTGGGTCAAGAAGGTCGCCAGGGCTTGCGCCGTCTGGCGGTCATCGTGCTGGGCATCGACGCGAATGAACCATCGCGCTCCGGCCGGCAATTGCGTGGGCGCAGGCGCCATCTCCACCTGATCCGCCACGACCTGAAGCCCCCGCTCGCGCTCGACCTTACCGCGAATGACGACCACTTGATCCGTCGCTAACCACTCGGCCGCCCGCCGATAGGTGTTCGGAAAGACCGTGACCCGGACTTCTCCCGACTCATCACTGACCGTCAAGAAGGCCATAGGCTCGCCCCGCTTGGTCCGAATTGTCCGAATCGCCGTGATGTAGGCGACCAGCGTTACCCGGTTGACCGTAGCCAATTCACTGATGGGTTGGGCGTGACGCTTGGTCGCCAACTCACGGTACTGTTCTACCGGATGACCCGATAAGTAGGCGCCCAAGACGGCCTCTTCTTTAGTCAGCTTAGTCATCAAGTCCAGGTCTGGTCGCGCCTTCACTTTAGGGGCTAGCGCCGCGAACAATTCCACGTTATCTCCGGACAGCTCAACACTGCTCAAGAACTCCGGAATCGCCGCAATCAGCTCCGCCCGGTTATACCCGAAGTGGTCAAAGGCCCCCGCGTAGACCAAAGCATCCAGCAAGTCTTCCTTTCGGTATTTCGGCTCAATCCGTTCCAAAAACTGGTGTAGGTCATGGTACGGTCCCTGAGCATGCCGGTCCGCCAAGACGTCCCGCAAGAAGTCGCGTCGAACGCCCTTGATGGCGCTCAGGCCAAAGATGATGGCGTGGTGCTGCGTCAGGTTGAAGTAGGCCGTCGACTGGTTGATATCTGGTGGCAAAATGGTCACGCCGTGGCGCTTGGCCTCGGTGAGGTACAACTTGGTCTTGGTGGGCACGTTGATCACCGAATTCAGCAACGCCGCGTAAAACGGCCCCGGATAATGGGCTTTTAAATAGGCCAGTTGAAAGGCCAGCTTGCTATACGCGACCGCGTGTGACCGGTTGAACCCGTAATTGGCAAACCGGTCCATGTACGCAAAGACCTGCTCGGCCACGTCGCGGGGATAGCCCAGCCGTTGCGCGCCACTCACAAATTGCCGTTGCATGGCGTCCATCGTGGCCTTTTTCTTCTTACTCATTGCCCGCCGCAACAAATCGGCTTGGCCCAGCGTAAAGCCCCCCATGACGGAGGCCACCTGCATGACCTGCTCTTGATAGACCAGGATGCCGTACGTAGGCCCCAAAATGGGCTTCAGCGCCGCAGCTGGATAGGTTATCGGTTCTTGCCCCCGCTTGCGCTTCACAAACGTGTCAATGTTTTCCATTGGGCCGGGCCGGTACAACGCGTTGACGGCCGCGACCAATTCAAAGCTATCGGGTTGCAGTTGCCGCAAGACTCGCTTGATGCCGGCTGATTCAAACTGGAAGACCCCGTTAGTTTCCCCTTGGGCAAAAAGCTTCAGGGTCGCCGGGTCATTTAAGTCGATAGCGTTCACGTCCAGGGAATGGCCCGTCTGCCGCTTAACCAGCCGCAACGCGTTCGCTAGGATACTCAGATTCCGCAGCCCCAAGAAGTCCATCTTCAAGAGGCCGACCGCTTCAACGGTGTTCTTGGGGTACTGCGTCATCAGCAGCTCATCGCTTCCCGGTTGTAGGGGTACCAACTGCGTCAGGTCCCCCTGACTTAAGACGATGCCGGCCGCATGGGTCGAGTAATTACGGGGAAGCCCCTCTAATTCTTGGGCGGTGGTGAAGAGCAACCGGTTACGTTCACTATCCGCCACCAGGTTCCGTAAGCGTTGGGACTGTCGATAGGCTTCCGCCAAGGTCACGTGTAATTGGTTGGGAATCGCTGCGCTCCAGTCACTCATCTCATACGGGCTGACGCCTAAGACCCGCCCCACATCCCGTAGAGCGGCCTTAGCAGCCAGCGTTCCAAACGTAATGATCTGAGCGACCCGGGTATGCCCGTACTTATCATGCACGTAGTTGAGCACATCCCCGCGCCGATCATCCGGGATATCCAAGTCGATGTCGGGCATCTGCGCCCGCTCCTCGTTCAAGAACCGTTCAAATAAGAGGTGGTAGCGCAAAGGGTCGACCTCCGTGATGGCCAAAACATAGGCCACCAGGGAACCAGCCGCCGACCCCCGGCCCGGCCCCGTCTGAATATGGGCCCGGTGCGCGTAATTCATCACGTCCCAGACAATCAAAAAGTAATCATCGAACCCCATCCGGTGAATGACCCCCAGCTCCCGGTCTAACCGCTGTTGATAGTCTTGCGTCGGCGCATCTGGCAACTCACGTAACCGGCGCGCCAATCCTTGGGCACAGAGCTGTTGCAAATACGACTGTGAGGTCTGACCAGCTGGTGTCGGGTAGTGGGGAAGCTGCGGCTGCTGAAACTTCAGCGTGACCTGAGTTGCATCAGCTAACCGGCCCGTATTAGCGGCGGCTTGTTGCAGCAACGGGCTCGCAAACCGCTGCTCTTGATCCGCGGCCGGACGTAGCCAATGCTGACCCGCTTGCTGCTTGGCCGTTGCCGGATCATCAATGGTGGTTCCCGCCGCAATGGCCCGCAACACGGCCGTTGCAAAGTGGTCTTCCCGGTTCAGGTATGCCACGGGCTCCACGGCCACCAATGCAACCTGGGCCTGCCGACTAAGTTGGGCCAACTGGTCTTGGCGCTCGGGGGATAACGTCGGCGAAATTCCCAGCCAGACTTGAT includes:
- the pyk gene encoding pyruvate kinase, which produces MKKTKIVSTLGPASTDVDTIVKLIEAGANIFRFNFSHGDHEEHLGRLENVHKAEKITGKTVGIMLDTKGAEIRTTVQQGGKLNFTTGDQFRISMDASIEGTKEKIAVTYPGLYDDVHEGGHVLFDDGLLDTVVDKKDDATKELVVTAQNDGVLGSRKGVNAPGVSINLPGITEKDSDDIRFGLDHEINFIAASFVRKPQDVLDIRELLEEKHMEHVQIFPKIESQEGIDNFDDIIKVSDGLMVARGDMGVEIPTENVPLVQKALIKKCNALGKPVITATQMLDSMQENPRPTRAEASDVANAVFDGTDATMLSGESANGEYPVEAVTTMNRIDIKAENALKDFGRDNLDFDNGDVTESIGASVARVANQLGVKTIVAATESGYTARMISKYRPNANILAVTFDDRTRRGLMVNWGVYPIVTEKPSNTDAMFDLAAAKAVETGLAKEGDLILITAGVPVGERGTTNLMKIQLIGSKLVQGQGVGDDTVIGKAVIANTAADANAKVTEGSILIAKNTDKDYLPAIEKSSAVIVENGGLTSHAAVVGISMGIPVIVGAAGASDKISDGELITVDSRRGIVYHGASNAL
- a CDS encoding transaldolase, whose product is MQLNVKVYSDGAELTAMKQVAAQGIVQGFTTNPSLMKAAGITDYLAFAREAVAAFPDQSISFEVFANQPDQMLKEALVLANLGSHVAVKVPIIRATGADNTAVISQLSQAGVQVNVTAITTLEQVQLAVDALNPAVGGIVSVFAGRIADTGVDPLPLMRQAATLCHAKAGVELLWASTREVFNIVQADRMGCDIITVPPKILAKMTKFGKDALQVSVDTVKTFDADIAELGFTIPTADQVAPKI